ATATTTTAATTCTTTATGAATGGCCTCTTGAGCCAAAATTGCTCTTCAAGGTAATTAATCTCTTCTAAACAGTAATGATCTATGCCACCTAGAAAATTCTTTATTTACAAAGCAGATGGTAGACGAGTCAAATTTAATGAAAATAAGATTCTCAGTACGTGTATACGTGCAGGTGTCAGTAAACAAACTGCAAAACGGATTTTAAAAAAAGTGAAATCTGTAGTGTGCCAAGACATGACTTCAAATGACATTTACAGAATCCCTCGTACCATTTCTGAAGACAAATGTCTCAAAGCTTTGCATCAAAGATACCAATTAAAAGATACAATTATGAGAATGGGTCCTGCAGGATTTTCTACAGATTGGCATCTATTATTGCCCAATCCTGAAAACTATGAAACCCATCTTGCAGAATTACAGTAATAATTAAGAAATTCGCGATTTTGATTCATAAAATGGACTTGTTTTTAATAGTAAAAAGAAAAATTCTTCAGTATTGCCAAAATCTGAGAATTCAGTTTTTTGGTTTAATCGAATCTGGATTTTTTATGGAATAGTGAAACATGCACAATGAGTCATTGGTACATTGACATTTCATAATGCTGCAAAATAAAACTAGTATAAAAATTTTTTATATGCCTGTTTTTGATCCATCTTTGAACAGTTAACGTGTACGATAGATAGAAAATTTCCTGAAAAATGAGATCTGATTATTGGATTTTAAAGTTTGAGGAACCCTGGATTTGGAATTCTACCTGCAAAACGTCTTTGTATGACAATTATTTCATTTGATTTTCTATCTCTAATGATTTTTTCATTAGTTTTCTCCAGGGTTTCTTTTATTTCTGAATGGCACATCTTCAATTTCTTTTTCAGCTCCTCATCCTTACTTGTTTCATTAACTAATTGTATTGCAGATGCCAACTCTGTTAAATTTGAAAATGCCTCTAATAATTTTTCATAATTTTCCTTACTTTGTTCTGCAGGTTTGTATGAATTAAGATCCTTGGATATGTCTACAAATATTTTCCTGCTTTCTAATTTTTTTAACGATTCTTTAATCTTAGATTCATTAGTGAACATGATGTTGTTGATAAATCCTACATAACCATCAGGATTTGAATAAGATAGTTTGTTATAATAAATGTCTGTTCCTGATATTCTCATTTTTTTGATAAATCCTAATGCCTCTAATTTTTTCAATGAATTGCTGATATCTTTTCTTCTGTATCTTTTTCCTTTCTCATCTAAACATGTTTTCCATAAATCATCTTCATAGTTATTCTCTTGATTCATATTTTTTAAAAGCAGTGATATGGAAATCTCTTTCATAAAATTTTGTTTTTTCTGAACTATTTTATCTTTGGCGACAATCTTAGAAATCTCATCTTTCCATTTTCTGAATTTATTTGATTTTTAGTCGTGAAATTATTTTTGTTATGTCAAGAAAATGTTAAAAATTCATTTTTTTTGGGGTTGTCTGTTTATCCATTTTGAAAACATTTGATCTTGATTCAATTTAGTTAAAATTCTATAATGGTGGATTTATTATGGATTGGAATTGGACTTGGAATAATTTCATTCATAATATGGTTGGGAAATATGTCCAAACTCCACAGTATGATTATGTCAAAATTACTCTTCATTGTGAATCTTGTGGGGATAAGACTGATGGATTCACATGTCCAAAATGTGAAAATATCTAAAAATTATTAAAATTCATCCATACATCGATTTATCTATTGTTTCATCCGATGAATTATTTGGTGATGGAAATCCACTAAAATTAGCACGCAGTATTTTTTGAGTATGTCCTGATACTCTGGCAACATTGTCCCAGGTGTTATGAAATGACACTCTGTCTAAAGTCTGTTCATCAACATGCGAGAAAATTGCCAATCCTACAATGTCTTCCTTGTCTTTCATCCACTGGTGTCCTACTCCACACGTAGTACAAATTTCACTAATCTCCATGATTGCTTTTGAAAATGATGGATTTTTCAATACCAATAATTTTGCATCTTCTGGAGGAAATCTCATGTTGACATTAACCTGAATCCTGTCATCTCTGTTTACATTTTTGCTAACAATTACGTTTGCTCCAATGTGAAATTGCCATTCCACTGTCTTACTTTTTTCTCTTACTTTTTCTGTTTGATCTTCATATTTGATATTGGTAATTTTTATAAAATCTTCTACAAGTCTTTTCATTTCTTCAGAAGTCTTTTTCATGAATCAAATTCCCAACTGTACAATATATGCATGTTATAGAAAAAAGGAATTAATGGCTGTGTCCACAACCACAGGAATCATGACCTTCATGTCCTTGGGATTCTTTTCCTGCACATCTGGAACATTTGTCTGACCCCATTGGGGAAAAGAAACTAATTCCACATGATACACATTTCATGTTTGACATGCTATTTGTAAAAAATTGCCGTATTTATTGAATACGTTCCTAATTTACGAAAAATAATGATAATTGATTCACTGTGATGGATTTGCTTTTCCAATATCTGCTGATTCATCATTCTTTTTGAATACTCTGTATTCTCCAATTATTGAATCGCATTTTTCACAGGTATATTGCCCTCTTTCAACAAGTACTAGATTATCTGCAACTTCCTCATTGGTATTCTCTTCTAGGTGAATCTTTGGCGGATTTTCAAATTCTGTTTCACAATTATTGCAATAATGCTTGAACATTTTTTCTGTTTCAAGTTTTCCTATTGGTGCTAAAAACAACTTCCCTACACCTAAATCTGCTTTTTTTGCTTGTTCATCAGTTAAATCCGCAATAATATAACCGCCAGATCCTTGAACTTTCAATTCTGCCATTTACATTGATGTCATTTTTGGCATTAAAATACTATTTGTAATTAATTTGGAGAATTTTTCTATAATTTTTGATCTCAGAGAAAAAAGCAGTCTCCTTTACTTTGGAGACTCTGTAATTGTATTAACTAGTTTATGTGAGCACTGGGCCCCCAGCTAACACCGCGAGATGTCTCTGACTCAATGACTGTATTAGAACTATGTTTTTGTTAAAAAAATGGGGCCAAAAATAATTACTTTTAGGTTAATTTTGTAAACGCTTGATTAATCGACATACATGTAATCTGTGGGATCAGTAGATTCTTATCTAAAATTTTTGGGAAAATTCTATGGCCAAAATAAAACAAAATTCTCCTGTATTGTTTTTCTATAATAATTCCAAAAAATGGCTTACAAAAATTTCAAAAAAAGAATCATTTCATACTCATATTGGTGTAATCAAACATTCTGACGCAATTGGCAAAGAGTATGGTTCTAGATTAATTACAAACAAAGACAAGTATGTCTATCTTCTAGAGCCAACAATGTATGATTATGTGATGAAAATTCAGCATGGCACGCAGATTGTATATCCAAAAGATCTTGGGTACATTGTTGCAAGAGCTGGGATAGGAAGTGGCCAAAAAATTTTAGAAATTGGAACTGGAAGTGGCTCACTTACATCATTTGTAGCCAACATCGTAAAACCACGAGGACATGTTTACACTTTTGATGTGGATGAGAATTTCATGAAGATAGCAGAAAAAAATATCAAAAAAGCTGGAGTTTCTAAATATGTCACACAGCAGAATTTGGATCTTAAAACTGCAAAAACTTTACCCTTAGAAGATATGGATGTGGCCTTAATTGATTTGGGAGATCCTTGGATTGTAATTCCTAAAGTTCGACAGATGCTAAAGGGCAGTGGAAGTATTTTTGCTATTTGCCCTACAATGAATCAATTAGAAAAATTGACAATGGCTCTAGTTGAAAATGAATTTACCGATATAGAATCAACTGAACACATACTGCGTACAATTGAAGCAAGAGAGGGAAAAACCCGACATTCTTTCCAGGGGATTGGGCATACCACATACCTTTGTTTTGCAAGAAAGGCGTTTTTTGGAAGAGAGTCAAGAAAATTCCTTGAAAAATCAACAACTGAGAAAATCAAACCAAAAACTACAAAGAAACCTGTAAAGAAACCTACAAAGAAATCCTCTAAAAAATCATCCTAGTCATTCGTGAAAGTTCAAAACAAGATTTATTCATCTATTTTTTATGATATATTGTAATGATG
This genomic window from Nitrosopumilus ureiphilus contains:
- a CDS encoding tRNA (adenine-N1)-methyltransferase — protein: MAKIKQNSPVLFFYNNSKKWLTKISKKESFHTHIGVIKHSDAIGKEYGSRLITNKDKYVYLLEPTMYDYVMKIQHGTQIVYPKDLGYIVARAGIGSGQKILEIGTGSGSLTSFVANIVKPRGHVYTFDVDENFMKIAEKNIKKAGVSKYVTQQNLDLKTAKTLPLEDMDVALIDLGDPWIVIPKVRQMLKGSGSIFAICPTMNQLEKLTMALVENEFTDIESTEHILRTIEAREGKTRHSFQGIGHTTYLCFARKAFFGRESRKFLEKSTTEKIKPKTTKKPVKKPTKKSSKKSS